The following are from one region of the Populus trichocarpa isolate Nisqually-1 chromosome 8, P.trichocarpa_v4.1, whole genome shotgun sequence genome:
- the LOC7480903 gene encoding myosin-6 isoform X4, with protein sequence MMEQYKGATIGELSPHPFAVADSAYRQMINEGISQSILVSGESGAGKTESTKMLMRYLAYMGGRAAAEGRSVEQQVLESNPVLEAFGNAKTLRNNNSSRFGKFVEIQFDQSGRISGAAIRTYLLERSRVCQVSDAERNYHCFYMLCAAPEEVIEKYKLGNPRTFHYLNQSNFYDLDGVNESEEYLATRRAMDIVGINANEQDAIFRVVAAILHLGNVEFAKGNEIDSSEPKDDKSQFHLKTAAELLMCNEKSLENSLCKRVIVTRDESITKWLDPDAATVNRDTLAKIVYSRLFDWIVSTINNSIGQDPNSKSLIGVLDIYGFESFKTNSFEQFCINLTNEKLQQHFNQHVFKAEQEEYTKEEIDWSYIEFIDNQDILDLIEKKPGGIIALLDEACMFPRSTHETFAEKLYQTFKDHKRFNKPKLARSDFTICHYAGDVTYQTEHFLDKNKDYVVAEHQSLLSESMCSFVSGLFPPLPEESAKSSKFSSIGSRCKQQLQALLETLSATEPHYIRCVKPNNALKPSIFENNNVLQQLCCGGVMEAIRISCAGYPTRKTFDEFVRRFAILAPDVLHGGCDEVSACKMLLEKVNLKGYQIGKTKVFLRAGQMAELDAHRSELLGRSASIIQRKVRSYFCRKSFILLRQSAIHIQTLCRAEVARNRFECLRREAACLKIQKYSRRYLASKAYNNLCFSAVSIQSCMRGMAARNELCFRKQMRAVIVIQSQCRKHSAQLHYLRLKRAAIATQCAWRGRVARKELRKLKMAAKETGALQAAKSKLEKEVEELTWRLQLEKRMRADLEESKTQENAKLRTTLQEMQLEFQESKALLIKERESIKKEAEKVPTIQEVPVIDNELVNKLTAENEMLKAMVSSLEKRIDETEKKYEETSKLSEEHLKQALDAESKIIELKTAMQRLEEKLSDMEAEDQVLQHQALFSSSSRKMSEHLEITSQHLENGHHEPPTPSKRLGTDADKKMRKSQIERLHESVDALIKCVEQNPGFSQGKPVGAFTIYRCLVQWRSFEAEKTSVFDRLIQMIGSAIENQDDNNHMAYWLSNTSMLLFLLQRTLKDSGANSNPPPPTSFFGRMAQGFRSSPSSANLRVGRDIQMVEAKYPALLFKQQLTAYVETIYGIVRDNFKKDLSPLLSSCIQAPRASRGTALKSSLSFGHNTPADSWRSIVNSLDGLLCTLKENFVPPIFVQKIFTQIFSYINVQLFNSLLLRRECCTFSNGEYVKAGLAELELWCGQAKEEYVGASWDELKNTRQAVGFLVIHQKSRISYDEITNDLCPVLSVQQLYRVCTLYWDDDYNTRSVSPDVISSMKTLANDSNDDDSNSFLIDDNSSIPFSVDDLSGSFHEKDFSDVKPAADLLENPAFQFLQD encoded by the exons ATGATGGAACAGTATAAAGGGGCAACCATTGGTGAGTTGAGCCCACATCCTTTTGCCGTGGCAGATTCAGCATACAG ACAGATGATTAATGAAGGAATAAGCCAGTCAATTTTGGTTAGTGGGGAAAGTGGAGCTGGTAAAACAGAGAGTACAAAAATGCTCATGCGTTATTTGGCCTACATGGGAGGGAGGGCTGCAGCTGAGGGACGGTCTGTGGAGCAGCAAGTTTTAGAG TCCAATCCTGTTCTGGAAGCATTTGGTAATGCAAAGACACTGAGAAATAATAATTCAAG CCGTTTTGGTAAGTTTGTGGAGATTCAGTTTGATCAAAGTGGGAGGATTTCAGGAGCTGCTATTAGAACTTATTTACTGGAACGCTCCCGTGTTTGCCAAGTGTCTGATGCTGAGAGAAACTATCATTGTTTTTACATGCTCTGTGCTGCGCCAGAAGAG GTTATAGAGAAGTACAAATTGGGAAATCCTAGAACATTTCATTAtcttaatcaatcaaatttCTATGATCTGGATGGAGTGAATGAGTCCGAGGAGTATCTGGCGACCAGAAGAGCTATGGATATTGTTGGGATAAATGCTAATGAACAG GATGCAATATTCCGAGTTGTGGCTGCAATACTACATCTAGGCAATGTGGAGTTTGCTAAGGGAAATGAAATAGATTCTTCTGAACCTAAGGATGATAAGTCTCAGTTTCATCTCAAGACAGCAGCTGAACTTTTGAt GTGCAATGAGAAGTCTCTTGAAAACTCATTATGCAAGCGTGTGATAGTAACTCGTGATGAGAGCATAACAAAATGGCTTGATCCAGATGCTGCAACTGTCAATAGAGATACTTTGGCCAAAATTGTTTATTCGAGATTATTTGACTG GATTGTAAGCACGATAAACAACTCTATTGGTCAAGATCCTAATTCCAAATCTTTAATTGGAGTTCTGGATATATATGGATTTGAGAGTTTCAAGACAAACAG TTTTGAGCAATTTTGTATAAACTTGACCAATGAAAAGCTGCAGCAACACTTCAACCAG CATGTCTTCAAGGCGGAGCAAGAAGAATATACAAAGGAAGAAATTGATTGGAGTTACATAGAATTCATTGATAACCAGGATATTCTTGATCTGATTGAGAAG AAACCTGGTGGCATCATTGCTCTGCTTGACGAAGCTTG TATGTTTCCTAGATCAACACATGAAACATTTGCAGAAAAGCTTTATCAGACTTTCAAAGACCACAAACGTTTTAACAAACCTAAGTTAGCTCGCAGTGACTTCACCATTTGTCATTATGCTGGAGAT GTGACATATCAAACTGAACATTTTCTGGATAAGAACAAGGATTATGTTGTTGCAGAGCATCAATCTCTTCTCAGTGAGTCCATGTGCTCCTTTGTTTCAGGCCTGTTCCCACCATTGCCTGAGGAATCTGCCAAATcatcaaagttctcatcaataGGTTCTAGGTGTAAG CAACAACTACAAGCATTGCTTGAAACACTGAGTGCTACTGAGCCACATTACATTCGTTGTGTAAAACCGAATAATGCTCTAAAGCCATCCATCTTTGAGAATAATAATGTTTTACAACAGCTGTGTTGTGGG GGAGTGATGGAAGCAATTAGGATTAGCTGTGCTGGATATCCCACCAGGAAGACTTTTGATGAATTTGTTCGTCGTTTTGCCATTCTGGCACCAGATGTGCTGCATGGCGG CTGCGATGAGGTTAGTGCTTGCAAGATGCTTCTAGAGAAGGTGAACCTCAAAGGTTATCAG ATTGGCAAAACAAAAGTTTTTCTTAGAGCTGGTCAGATGGCGGAGCTAGATGCTCATCGAAGTGAGCTGTTAGGAAGATCAGCAAGCATCATCCAGAGGAAAGTTCGATCGTATTTTTGTCGCAAAAGCTTTATCTTATTGCGACAGTCTGCCATTCATATCCAAACTTTGTGTAGAG CTGAAGTAGCACGCAATAGGTTTGAATGCCTGAGAAGAGAAGCTGCTTGTTTGAAAATCCAGAAATATTCTCGCAGGTACCTTGCAAGTAAAGCATACAACAATTTGTGCTTCTCAGCTGTCTCCATTCAGTCATGCATGCGTGGAATGGCTGCTCGTAATGAGCTTTGTTTCAGGAAGCAGATGAGAGCTGTGATTGTCATCCAG AGTCAATGCCGAAAACATTCGGCCCAACTTCATTATTTGAGGTTAAAACGAGCAGCAATTGCCACTCAATGTGCCTGGAGAGGGCGGGTTGCTCGTAAAGAATTACGGAAGCTTAAAATG GCTGCTAAGGAGACTGGTGCTCTCCAAGCTGCAAAAAGTAAACTGGAAAAGGAAGTTGAAGAACTCACCTGGCGTCTGCAGCTGGAGAAACGAATGAGG GCTGACCTAGAGGAATCCAAAACACAGGAAAATGCTAAATTACGCACAACATTGCAAGAAATGCAGCTTGAATTCCAAGAATCTAAAGCTCTGTTAATCAAGGAACGAGAGTCTATAAAGAAAGAAGCTGAAAAAGTCCCAACCATACAGGAAGTCCCAGTTATTGATAATGAACTGGTGAATAAACTTACTGCTGAAAATGAAATGCTCAAG GCTATGGTAAGCTCACTGGAAAAGAGAATTGATGAAACAGAGAAGAAATATGAAGAGACGAGTAAGCTTAGTGAAGAGCATCTGAAGCAGGCTTTGGATGCAGAGTCAAAGATAATTGAGCTGAAAACAGCCATGCAGAG GCTTGAAGAAAAACTCTCTGACATGGAAGCTGAGGACCAAGTTCTGCAGCACCAAGCACTGTTCAGTTCATCTTCAAGAAAAATGTCAGAACATTTGGAAATTACCTCTCAG CATCTAGAAAATGGTCATCAT GAACCACCAACTCCATCTAAAAGGCTTGGCACAGATGCTgacaaaaaaatgaggaaatcTCAGATTGAACGGCTACAT GAGAGTGTAGATGCTCTAATAAAATGCGTGGAGCAAAATCCTGGGTTTAGTCAAGGAAAACCAGTTGGAGCATTTACCATTTACAGATGCCTTGTCCAGTGGAGATCGTTTGAAGCAGAAAAAACCAGTGTATTTGATCGTCTTATTCAGATGATTGGTTCTGCAATAGAG AACCAGGATGACAATAATCATATGGCTTACTGGTTATCTAATACCTCAATGCTGCTGTTCTTACTTCAACGGACTTTAAAAGACAGTGGTGCCAATTCAAATCCACCTCCTCCAACATCATTTTTTGGAAGGATGGCCCAA GGTTTCCGTTCTTCACCTTCTTCAGCCAATCTTAGAGTTGGTAGAGATATACAGATGGTTGAGGCTAAGTATCCAGCTTTGCTTTTTAAACAGCAGTTGACAGCATATGTGGAGACGATATATGGCATTGTTcgggataattttaaaaaggattTATCACCTCTTCTTTCATCATGTATCCAG GCACCAAGGGCATCAAGGGGAACTGCTTTAAAATCATCTCTGTCATTTGGCCATAATACGCCAGCTGATAGCTGGCGCAGCATTGTCAATAGTCTTGATGGGCTGCTATGcacattgaaagaaaatttt GTGCCTCCAATTTTTGTGCAGAAGATATTTACTCAAATTTTCTCATACATTAATGTGCAGCTGTTTAATAG CCTTCTGCTTCGTCGAGAGTGCTGCACGTTCAGCAATGGGGAATATGTGAAGGCTGGGTTAGCTGAATTAGAATTATGGTGTGGCCAAGCAAAAGAAGAG TATGTTGGAGCATCCTGGGATGAACTTAAAAACACTAGGCAAGCTGTTGGATTCTTG GTTATACACCAGAAATCGAGAATTTCCTATGATGAAATTACCAATGACCTTTGCCCG GTCCTGAGTGTTCAACAGCTATACAGAGTATGCACTTTATACTGGGATGACGACTACAATACTCGAAGTGTATCTCCTGAT GTGATTTCCAGCATGAAAACACTAGCAAACGACTCAAATGATGATGATAGCAACTCATTCTTGATAGATGACAATTCAAG CATTCCTTTCTCAGTTGATGACTTATCTGGCTCCTTTCACGAGAAGGATTTCTCAGATGTAAAACCTGCAGCGGATCTTCTGGAGAATCCAGCCTTCCAATTTTTACAGGATTAA
- the LOC7480903 gene encoding myosin-6 isoform X3: MAAQVNSMVGSFVWVEDPEEAWMDGEVLEVNGEEITVNCASRKAVVAKASNVFPKDPEFPPCGVDDMTKLAYLHEPGVLQNLRCRYDINEIYTYTGNILIAVNPFRRLPHLYDNHMMEQYKGATIGELSPHPFAVADSAYRQMINEGISQSILVSGESGAGKTESTKMLMRYLAYMGGRAAAEGRSVEQQVLESNPVLEAFGNAKTLRNNNSSRFGKFVEIQFDQSGRISGAAIRTYLLERSRVCQVSDAERNYHCFYMLCAAPEEVIEKYKLGNPRTFHYLNQSNFYDLDGVNESEEYLATRRAMDIVGINANEQDAIFRVVAAILHLGNVEFAKGNEIDSSEPKDDKSQFHLKTAAELLMCNEKSLENSLCKRVIVTRDESITKWLDPDAATVNRDTLAKIVYSRLFDWIVSTINNSIGQDPNSKSLIGVLDIYGFESFKTNSFEQFCINLTNEKLQQHFNQHVFKAEQEEYTKEEIDWSYIEFIDNQDILDLIEKKPGGIIALLDEACMFPRSTHETFAEKLYQTFKDHKRFNKPKLARSDFTICHYAGDVTYQTEHFLDKNKDYVVAEHQSLLSESMCSFVSGLFPPLPEESAKSSKFSSIGSRCKGVMEAIRISCAGYPTRKTFDEFVRRFAILAPDVLHGGCDEVSACKMLLEKVNLKGYQIGKTKVFLRAGQMAELDAHRSELLGRSASIIQRKVRSYFCRKSFILLRQSAIHIQTLCRAEVARNRFECLRREAACLKIQKYSRRYLASKAYNNLCFSAVSIQSCMRGMAARNELCFRKQMRAVIVIQSQCRKHSAQLHYLRLKRAAIATQCAWRGRVARKELRKLKMAAKETGALQAAKSKLEKEVEELTWRLQLEKRMRADLEESKTQENAKLRTTLQEMQLEFQESKALLIKERESIKKEAEKVPTIQEVPVIDNELVNKLTAENEMLKAMVSSLEKRIDETEKKYEETSKLSEEHLKQALDAESKIIELKTAMQRLEEKLSDMEAEDQVLQHQALFSSSSRKMSEHLEITSQHLENGHHEPPTPSKRLGTDADKKMRKSQIERLHESVDALIKCVEQNPGFSQGKPVGAFTIYRCLVQWRSFEAEKTSVFDRLIQMIGSAIENQDDNNHMAYWLSNTSMLLFLLQRTLKDSGANSNPPPPTSFFGRMAQGFRSSPSSANLRVGRDIQMVEAKYPALLFKQQLTAYVETIYGIVRDNFKKDLSPLLSSCIQAPRASRGTALKSSLSFGHNTPADSWRSIVNSLDGLLCTLKENFVPPIFVQKIFTQIFSYINVQLFNSLLLRRECCTFSNGEYVKAGLAELELWCGQAKEEYVGASWDELKNTRQAVGFLVIHQKSRISYDEITNDLCPVLSVQQLYRVCTLYWDDDYNTRSVSPDVISSMKTLANDSNDDDSNSFLIDDNSSIPFSVDDLSGSFHEKDFSDVKPAADLLENPAFQFLQD, translated from the exons ATG GCTGCTCAAGTCAATTCAATGGTTGGATCTTTTGTTTGGGTGGAGGATCCTGAGGAAGCTTGGATGGATGGGGAAGTTTTGGAAGTTAATGGTGAAGAAATTACAGTAAACTGTGCATCAAGGAAGGCG GTTGTTGCTAAAGCATCTAATGTTTTTCCAAAGGATCCTGAATTTCCTCCATGTGGCGTGGATGATATGACCAAGCTGGCATATTTGCATGAACCAGGGGTTTTGCAGAATCTTAGATGTAGATATgatataaatgaaatatat ACTTACACAGGAAATATATTGATTGCTGTGAACCCTTTCCGAAGACTTCCTCATTTATATGATAATCATATGATGGAACAGTATAAAGGGGCAACCATTGGTGAGTTGAGCCCACATCCTTTTGCCGTGGCAGATTCAGCATACAG ACAGATGATTAATGAAGGAATAAGCCAGTCAATTTTGGTTAGTGGGGAAAGTGGAGCTGGTAAAACAGAGAGTACAAAAATGCTCATGCGTTATTTGGCCTACATGGGAGGGAGGGCTGCAGCTGAGGGACGGTCTGTGGAGCAGCAAGTTTTAGAG TCCAATCCTGTTCTGGAAGCATTTGGTAATGCAAAGACACTGAGAAATAATAATTCAAG CCGTTTTGGTAAGTTTGTGGAGATTCAGTTTGATCAAAGTGGGAGGATTTCAGGAGCTGCTATTAGAACTTATTTACTGGAACGCTCCCGTGTTTGCCAAGTGTCTGATGCTGAGAGAAACTATCATTGTTTTTACATGCTCTGTGCTGCGCCAGAAGAG GTTATAGAGAAGTACAAATTGGGAAATCCTAGAACATTTCATTAtcttaatcaatcaaatttCTATGATCTGGATGGAGTGAATGAGTCCGAGGAGTATCTGGCGACCAGAAGAGCTATGGATATTGTTGGGATAAATGCTAATGAACAG GATGCAATATTCCGAGTTGTGGCTGCAATACTACATCTAGGCAATGTGGAGTTTGCTAAGGGAAATGAAATAGATTCTTCTGAACCTAAGGATGATAAGTCTCAGTTTCATCTCAAGACAGCAGCTGAACTTTTGAt GTGCAATGAGAAGTCTCTTGAAAACTCATTATGCAAGCGTGTGATAGTAACTCGTGATGAGAGCATAACAAAATGGCTTGATCCAGATGCTGCAACTGTCAATAGAGATACTTTGGCCAAAATTGTTTATTCGAGATTATTTGACTG GATTGTAAGCACGATAAACAACTCTATTGGTCAAGATCCTAATTCCAAATCTTTAATTGGAGTTCTGGATATATATGGATTTGAGAGTTTCAAGACAAACAG TTTTGAGCAATTTTGTATAAACTTGACCAATGAAAAGCTGCAGCAACACTTCAACCAG CATGTCTTCAAGGCGGAGCAAGAAGAATATACAAAGGAAGAAATTGATTGGAGTTACATAGAATTCATTGATAACCAGGATATTCTTGATCTGATTGAGAAG AAACCTGGTGGCATCATTGCTCTGCTTGACGAAGCTTG TATGTTTCCTAGATCAACACATGAAACATTTGCAGAAAAGCTTTATCAGACTTTCAAAGACCACAAACGTTTTAACAAACCTAAGTTAGCTCGCAGTGACTTCACCATTTGTCATTATGCTGGAGAT GTGACATATCAAACTGAACATTTTCTGGATAAGAACAAGGATTATGTTGTTGCAGAGCATCAATCTCTTCTCAGTGAGTCCATGTGCTCCTTTGTTTCAGGCCTGTTCCCACCATTGCCTGAGGAATCTGCCAAATcatcaaagttctcatcaataGGTTCTAGGTGTAAG GGAGTGATGGAAGCAATTAGGATTAGCTGTGCTGGATATCCCACCAGGAAGACTTTTGATGAATTTGTTCGTCGTTTTGCCATTCTGGCACCAGATGTGCTGCATGGCGG CTGCGATGAGGTTAGTGCTTGCAAGATGCTTCTAGAGAAGGTGAACCTCAAAGGTTATCAG ATTGGCAAAACAAAAGTTTTTCTTAGAGCTGGTCAGATGGCGGAGCTAGATGCTCATCGAAGTGAGCTGTTAGGAAGATCAGCAAGCATCATCCAGAGGAAAGTTCGATCGTATTTTTGTCGCAAAAGCTTTATCTTATTGCGACAGTCTGCCATTCATATCCAAACTTTGTGTAGAG CTGAAGTAGCACGCAATAGGTTTGAATGCCTGAGAAGAGAAGCTGCTTGTTTGAAAATCCAGAAATATTCTCGCAGGTACCTTGCAAGTAAAGCATACAACAATTTGTGCTTCTCAGCTGTCTCCATTCAGTCATGCATGCGTGGAATGGCTGCTCGTAATGAGCTTTGTTTCAGGAAGCAGATGAGAGCTGTGATTGTCATCCAG AGTCAATGCCGAAAACATTCGGCCCAACTTCATTATTTGAGGTTAAAACGAGCAGCAATTGCCACTCAATGTGCCTGGAGAGGGCGGGTTGCTCGTAAAGAATTACGGAAGCTTAAAATG GCTGCTAAGGAGACTGGTGCTCTCCAAGCTGCAAAAAGTAAACTGGAAAAGGAAGTTGAAGAACTCACCTGGCGTCTGCAGCTGGAGAAACGAATGAGG GCTGACCTAGAGGAATCCAAAACACAGGAAAATGCTAAATTACGCACAACATTGCAAGAAATGCAGCTTGAATTCCAAGAATCTAAAGCTCTGTTAATCAAGGAACGAGAGTCTATAAAGAAAGAAGCTGAAAAAGTCCCAACCATACAGGAAGTCCCAGTTATTGATAATGAACTGGTGAATAAACTTACTGCTGAAAATGAAATGCTCAAG GCTATGGTAAGCTCACTGGAAAAGAGAATTGATGAAACAGAGAAGAAATATGAAGAGACGAGTAAGCTTAGTGAAGAGCATCTGAAGCAGGCTTTGGATGCAGAGTCAAAGATAATTGAGCTGAAAACAGCCATGCAGAG GCTTGAAGAAAAACTCTCTGACATGGAAGCTGAGGACCAAGTTCTGCAGCACCAAGCACTGTTCAGTTCATCTTCAAGAAAAATGTCAGAACATTTGGAAATTACCTCTCAG CATCTAGAAAATGGTCATCAT GAACCACCAACTCCATCTAAAAGGCTTGGCACAGATGCTgacaaaaaaatgaggaaatcTCAGATTGAACGGCTACAT GAGAGTGTAGATGCTCTAATAAAATGCGTGGAGCAAAATCCTGGGTTTAGTCAAGGAAAACCAGTTGGAGCATTTACCATTTACAGATGCCTTGTCCAGTGGAGATCGTTTGAAGCAGAAAAAACCAGTGTATTTGATCGTCTTATTCAGATGATTGGTTCTGCAATAGAG AACCAGGATGACAATAATCATATGGCTTACTGGTTATCTAATACCTCAATGCTGCTGTTCTTACTTCAACGGACTTTAAAAGACAGTGGTGCCAATTCAAATCCACCTCCTCCAACATCATTTTTTGGAAGGATGGCCCAA GGTTTCCGTTCTTCACCTTCTTCAGCCAATCTTAGAGTTGGTAGAGATATACAGATGGTTGAGGCTAAGTATCCAGCTTTGCTTTTTAAACAGCAGTTGACAGCATATGTGGAGACGATATATGGCATTGTTcgggataattttaaaaaggattTATCACCTCTTCTTTCATCATGTATCCAG GCACCAAGGGCATCAAGGGGAACTGCTTTAAAATCATCTCTGTCATTTGGCCATAATACGCCAGCTGATAGCTGGCGCAGCATTGTCAATAGTCTTGATGGGCTGCTATGcacattgaaagaaaatttt GTGCCTCCAATTTTTGTGCAGAAGATATTTACTCAAATTTTCTCATACATTAATGTGCAGCTGTTTAATAG CCTTCTGCTTCGTCGAGAGTGCTGCACGTTCAGCAATGGGGAATATGTGAAGGCTGGGTTAGCTGAATTAGAATTATGGTGTGGCCAAGCAAAAGAAGAG TATGTTGGAGCATCCTGGGATGAACTTAAAAACACTAGGCAAGCTGTTGGATTCTTG GTTATACACCAGAAATCGAGAATTTCCTATGATGAAATTACCAATGACCTTTGCCCG GTCCTGAGTGTTCAACAGCTATACAGAGTATGCACTTTATACTGGGATGACGACTACAATACTCGAAGTGTATCTCCTGAT GTGATTTCCAGCATGAAAACACTAGCAAACGACTCAAATGATGATGATAGCAACTCATTCTTGATAGATGACAATTCAAG CATTCCTTTCTCAGTTGATGACTTATCTGGCTCCTTTCACGAGAAGGATTTCTCAGATGTAAAACCTGCAGCGGATCTTCTGGAGAATCCAGCCTTCCAATTTTTACAGGATTAA